Part of the Caulobacter sp. SL161 genome is shown below.
CCGCAACCCGGCGAGGTGATCATCGACTGCGCCGGCGGCACCGGTGATATGGCGCGGCGCTTCGCCAAGATGGCGCGCAAGGCCCAGGAACGCCGGGGCGGCCCCGACGCGACGATCAACATCGTCGACTACAACGCCGAGATGATCATAGCCGGCATTGAGCGCGGCGGCGAACCGGAGATCACCTGGACCGTCGGCGACGCCCAGCGCCTGCCGCTGCCGGACGCCTATGCCGACGCCTATGTGATCTCGTTCGGCATCCGCAACGTGACCGACATTAACGCGGCCCTGCGCGAAGCCCGGCGCGTGCTCAAGCCGGGCGGCCGGTTCCTGTGCCTGGAATTCTCGCGGCCGGTCACCGAGCCTTTGGCCAAGGCCTATGACGCCTACAGCTTCAAGGTCATTCCGCAGGTCGGCGAGTGGGTCGCCAAGGACCGCGAGGCCTACCAGTACCTGGTGGAGAGCATCCGGCGCTTCCCCGATCAGCGGACCTTCGCGGGCATGATCGAGGCCGCCGGGTTCAAACGCGTGACCTTCACCAACTTCACCGGCGGCGTCGCGGCCCTTCACCAGGGCTGGGCGATCTAGGATCGTGGCCACGCTCGAAGCCTTCTGGCGCCTGACCGGCGCGGGCTGGGCCCTGGTCCGGGCCGACGCCCTGATCCCGCGTGAACTGGAGCCGCTGCTACCGCCCGGCGCCAAGCTGGCGGGGCGCGTCCTGCGCCTCTTCGCAGGCTCAGCCGCCCGCAAGGGACGGCCGGGGGAACGCCTGGCGGCGGTGCTCGAGCATCAAGGGCCGGCCGCAATCAAGATGGGCCAGTTCCTGTCGACCCGCGCCGACATCTTTGGCGCGGCTTTCGCCGAAGACCTGTCGCGCCTGAAGGATCGGCTGCCGGCATTCCCGCTGAGCGTCGCCAAGGCCGAGATCGCCCGCAACCTCGGCAAGCCGCTGGACGAGATCTTCGCCGAGATCGGTGAACCGGTGGCCGCCGCCTCTCTGGCTCAGGCCCACCCCGCAACGCTCGTCGATGGCCAAAAGGTTGCGGTCAAGGTCCTGCGGCCAGGCGTCGAGCGGCAGGTCGCCCGAGACACCGCCGTCCTGCGCCTGGCTGCGCGTCTCGCCGAGACCCTCGTCCCAGCCTCGCGACGTCTGCGTCCGACCGAGTTCGTCGAGGTCGTGATCCGCGCACTCGATCTTGAGATGGACCTGCGCTTCGAGGCCGCCGGCTGCGCCGAGCTGGGCGAGGCCATGGCCAAAGACCCCTATATGCGCGCGCCCGCCGTCTGCTGGGATGGCGTCGGCAAACGCGTCCTGACCTTGAACTGGGCGGAAGGCGCACCCTTGTCCGACCCCGCCGCACTGGATCTGCCCGGCCTGGACCGCAAGGCGCTGGCCGAGAACGTCACGCGCGGCTTCCTCGCCCAAGCGCTCGACCACGGCCTGTTCCACGCCGATCTACACGAGGGCAATCTGTTCATCGCCGCGCCGGCGGCGATTACGGCGGTGGACTATGGCATTGTCGGTCGGCTGGGGCCCGGTGAGCGCCGCTACCTCGCCGAGATCCTCTACGGCTTTCTCAATCGTGACTATGCGCGCGTGGCCAAGATCCATTTCGACGCCGGCTATGTGCCCGCCCACCAGGATATGGACGCCTTTGCCCAAGCCCTGCGCGCTGTCGGCGAGCCGGTGTTTGGCCGCAACGCGCGCGAGGTCTCGATGGGCCGACTGCTGGCGCAGCTGTTCGAGATCACCGCCCTGTTCGATATGGCGCTGCGCCCAGAGCTCGTTCTGCTCCAGAAGACCATGGTCACCGTTGAAGGCGTCGCTCGCCGGATTGATCCCACCCACGACCTTTGGGCGGCCGCAGATCCGGTCGTACGGCGGTGGATCGGCCGTGAACTCTCCCCCACCGCCAAGGCGCGAGACTTCGCCGAAGAGGCGATACGGGCGATCAAGGCTCTCGCGCGGCTGGCGGAGACGCCCGCCGCACCCCCGCCCGTGGCCGCCGAACGCCTTCACACCTGGCCCCTGCTCTGGTTTCTGGTCGGCGCGGCCACGGCGGGAGCGGCCTTTGTGACCGGCGTGCTCCTGGCCCGGTAGGATCAATCATCCAGAGGCAGCCGGCGCACCTCCCGTTCGTTGAGCGGTGGGGCGTGTGGCCTCGACGTTGAAACTCCCGACGATCGCCTCATAAAGCGCCGACCTTGGACCCATGCCCTCGGCGCTGAGGGCATCGGCGACGTGTCCTGCCAGATCGGCCAGGATAATGCCCCAGGCGGTGGTTTCCATGACCACGCTTTCCTCGGCGTAGAGGCCAAATTTCAGCGAGCAATGAAGGCCACGCTCGGCGATCCAGACGCGCGCCAGCTCAACGGCGCTGGTGTCGCGAAGGGCGGCGGCGGGCACTGTAAGGGCATCCATGACGACTTCCTCCGGCATGCCAGACCGAGCGTGAACACGCCCCACCTATCCTTCCGCCTGATCTCGACCGCGCGCCTTCGCCGCCGACGCTCGGCGTGCTTCGCGAGCCTTCTGTTCATCCCAGTAAGCTCCGCCCTCCTCTGGTCGGAACATCGTGCGCGGCGCGCCCTCGCGCGAAACCACCGCGAAGACGTTGTCCTTGGGATCGTAGATGAGAAGATCGCCATTCGGCCGCTTGAGCGTCTCGGCGCCCCTTGGCGGATCACTGACGAAGGCGTGGACCTTCGATACATAGTCATCCACCGAATTCGCCGAGAAACTGGCCCCATTTCGCTCGAAGGATCGCTGGGCGTTCTCATCGGCCGAGCGTGTACGATTGGCGGCCCAGTAGGGCTTGCCCGCGATCAGCTTGACCGGCGCATCGCGCGGATCGTCTCTACGGCCCTCTCCGCTGGGGGGCACGTCGACGCCCTCCCTCGCCGCGATCCGGTCGCTCCCCGTCGGAGCCTTCACCGCAGAAGCCCCGCTATCGCAGCCCGCAAGGCCAACCATGATCAAGATTGTCAGGGCGCAGGCGGGCAGACATTGCACAATCTTCATGATCGTAAAAACCCAGTTGCTCTACCTAGGCGATTGATGAACGAAAGCGGAACGCGAGTCGAGTCCCTTTTTCATTCTCCGATTGGCTCTGGCGCTTTGGCGCGCGGATGGGCATGTGCTGGGGGAACGACCGGAGCGTGGAGCGGGACGTGGGCGAGAAGCGGGTTCTTCTGATCGTCGGCGGCGGTGTGGCGGCCTACAAGGCGCTGCTGCTGACGCGCCTTCTAAGAAAGGCCGGCGTGGCCGTGCGACCGATCCTGACCAAGGCCGGCGCCGCGTTCGTCACGCCCTTGTCTCTGGCGGCGCTGGCTGAGGACAAGGTCTACGAGGATCTCTTCTCGCTGACCGACGAGCATGAGATGGGCCATATCGAGCTGTCGCGCTCGGCTGATCTCGTGGTGGTGGCGCCGGCGACCGCAGACCTGATCGCCAAGGCGGCCCAGGGTCTGGCCGGAGACCTGGCCTCCACCACGCTGCTGGCCACCGACAAGCCCGTCCTGATGGCCCCGGCTATGAACGTGCGCATGTGGCTGCATCCAGCCACCCAACGCAACATCGCAACTCTCAAGGCCGACGGCGTGCGCTTCGTCGGCCCTGAGGAGGGCGCCATGGCATGCGGTGAATTTGGCCCCGGTCGCCTGGCCGAACCCGAGGCGATCTTCGCCGCGATCATGGCGGCGCTGGAAGGTCCCGCCGCCCGACCGCTGGAGGGCAAGCGGGCGCTGGTCACCGCTGGACCCACGTTCGAACCCATCGATCCTGTGCGTGGCATTACAAACCGGTCCAGCGGCAAACAGGGCTTCGCGATCGCCGAAGCCCTGGCCAGGCTCGGCGCGGAGGTGACCTTGATCGCAGGCCCCGTCGCGCTTCCAACCCCACCCGGCGTCCGCCGGATCGATGTCGAGACCGCCCGACAGATGCTGGCGGCCAGCCAGGCCGCCCTGCCCGCCGACGTCGGCGTCTTTGTCGCGGCCGTGGCCGACTGGCGGGTCGACGAGGCGTTTGGCAGCAAGTTGAAGAAGGAGAAGGGCGGACCGCCGGCCCTGACCTTCGTCGAGAACCCTGACATCCTGGCGACCTTGTCGGCCAGCGGCCCCCATCGCCCACGCCTTGTCGTCGGTTTCGCGGCGGAGACCGACCATGTCGAGGAGCACGCCCGCGCCAAGCTGGCGCGCAAGGGTTGCGACTGGATCATCGCCAACGATGTCACCGAGCCCGGTGTCATGGGGGGCGGCGAGAACGCCGTGCTGCTGGTGACCAAAACCGGAACCGAGCGCTGGGACCGCGCCGCCAAGGATCGGGTCGCCGCTCAGATCGCCCAACGGATCGCAGAGGCCCTGGGTTAGCCTTCAGAGCGCCGGGCAAATCAGCTACAGCCGGAGCTAACGCGTCCGAGGAGCTCCGCATGTCCGCCATCCCCGCTGGTCTCGCCATCCGTTTCAAGCGCTGGGAGGGCAACGCCGACCTGCCGGTTCCCGCCTACGCCACGGCCGGCGCGGCGGGTTTCGATCTGCGGGCCCATGTGCCGGATGACGCGCCGATTGTCCTGAAGCCGGGCGCCCGTTGCATGGCCCCGACGGGCTTTTCGGTTGCGATCCCCGACGGCTACGAGATGCAGGTGCGTCCGCGCTCGGGACTTGCGCTCAAGAACGGCGTCACGGTCGTCAACGCGCCGGGCACCGTCGACAGCGACTATCGCGGCCAGGTCTGCGTCTTGCTGATCAATCTGGGCGAAGAGGACTTCACGATCCGCCGTGGCGACCGCATCGCCCAGGGCGTCATCGCAGCCGCGCCCCAATGGCCCCTGGTCGAGGTCGAGGACCTGGACGCGACAGAGCGAGGCGCGGG
Proteins encoded:
- a CDS encoding DUF5076 domain-containing protein, which encodes MPEEVVMDALTVPAAALRDTSAVELARVWIAERGLHCSLKFGLYAEESVVMETTAWGIILADLAGHVADALSAEGMGPRSALYEAIVGSFNVEATRPTAQRTGGAPAASG
- a CDS encoding class I SAM-dependent methyltransferase; amino-acid sequence: MSNTSASFGFKDVDASLKAGLVRGVFDRVAKNYDIMNDLMSGGVHRLWKDAVAARLNPQPGEVIIDCAGGTGDMARRFAKMARKAQERRGGPDATINIVDYNAEMIIAGIERGGEPEITWTVGDAQRLPLPDAYADAYVISFGIRNVTDINAALREARRVLKPGGRFLCLEFSRPVTEPLAKAYDAYSFKVIPQVGEWVAKDREAYQYLVESIRRFPDQRTFAGMIEAAGFKRVTFTNFTGGVAALHQGWAI
- the ubiB gene encoding 2-polyprenylphenol 6-hydroxylase; the protein is MATLEAFWRLTGAGWALVRADALIPRELEPLLPPGAKLAGRVLRLFAGSAARKGRPGERLAAVLEHQGPAAIKMGQFLSTRADIFGAAFAEDLSRLKDRLPAFPLSVAKAEIARNLGKPLDEIFAEIGEPVAAASLAQAHPATLVDGQKVAVKVLRPGVERQVARDTAVLRLAARLAETLVPASRRLRPTEFVEVVIRALDLEMDLRFEAAGCAELGEAMAKDPYMRAPAVCWDGVGKRVLTLNWAEGAPLSDPAALDLPGLDRKALAENVTRGFLAQALDHGLFHADLHEGNLFIAAPAAITAVDYGIVGRLGPGERRYLAEILYGFLNRDYARVAKIHFDAGYVPAHQDMDAFAQALRAVGEPVFGRNAREVSMGRLLAQLFEITALFDMALRPELVLLQKTMVTVEGVARRIDPTHDLWAAADPVVRRWIGRELSPTAKARDFAEEAIRAIKALARLAETPAAPPPVAAERLHTWPLLWFLVGAATAGAAFVTGVLLAR
- the dut gene encoding dUTP diphosphatase, whose amino-acid sequence is MSAIPAGLAIRFKRWEGNADLPVPAYATAGAAGFDLRAHVPDDAPIVLKPGARCMAPTGFSVAIPDGYEMQVRPRSGLALKNGVTVVNAPGTVDSDYRGQVCVLLINLGEEDFTIRRGDRIAQGVIAAAPQWPLVEVEDLDATERGAGGFGSTGV
- the coaBC gene encoding bifunctional phosphopantothenoylcysteine decarboxylase/phosphopantothenate--cysteine ligase CoaBC — translated: MGEKRVLLIVGGGVAAYKALLLTRLLRKAGVAVRPILTKAGAAFVTPLSLAALAEDKVYEDLFSLTDEHEMGHIELSRSADLVVVAPATADLIAKAAQGLAGDLASTTLLATDKPVLMAPAMNVRMWLHPATQRNIATLKADGVRFVGPEEGAMACGEFGPGRLAEPEAIFAAIMAALEGPAARPLEGKRALVTAGPTFEPIDPVRGITNRSSGKQGFAIAEALARLGAEVTLIAGPVALPTPPGVRRIDVETARQMLAASQAALPADVGVFVAAVADWRVDEAFGSKLKKEKGGPPALTFVENPDILATLSASGPHRPRLVVGFAAETDHVEEHARAKLARKGCDWIIANDVTEPGVMGGGENAVLLVTKTGTERWDRAAKDRVAAQIAQRIAEALG